From a single Paramisgurnus dabryanus chromosome 17, PD_genome_1.1, whole genome shotgun sequence genomic region:
- the nkx2.1 gene encoding homeobox protein Nkx-2.1 — MSMSPKHTTPFSVSDILSPLEESYKKVSMEGNNLGAPLASYRQPQVTQAAMQQHHMGHNGTVPAAYHMTAAGVSQLSHSAMGGYCNGNLGNMGDLPAYQDGMRGSTTATSWYGTNPDPRFSTISRFMGSSSGMNMGSMSTLSSLADVGKSMGPLTSTPRRKRRVLFSQAQVYELERRFKQQKYLSAPEREHLASMIHLTPTQVKIWFQNHRYKMKRQAKDKVSQQQMQQDSGSCQQQQQSPRRVAVPVLVKDGKPCQGGSHTPNTGIQNHHHQGGNVMIMSNSSSTMGQHQNQQVGSAGQSPDLGQHTASPPSLQTQVSGLSHLNSSGSEYGAALPCSALLYGRTW; from the exons ATGTCGATGAGCCCTAAACATACGACTCCTTTTTCTGTATCCGATATCTTAAGTCCTCTTGAGGAGAGCTACAAAAAAGTGAGTATGGAGGGGAACAACTTGGGGGCTCCTCTTGCTTCGTACAGACAACCTCAAGTCACGCAAGCGGCGATGCAGCAGCACCACATGGGCCACAATGGAACAGTACCCGCTGCCTACCACATGACTGCAGCTGGAGTTTCCCAGCTGTCACATTCAGCAATGGGGGGCTACTGTAACGGGAATTTGGGTAACATGGGCGACCTGCCGGCCTATCAAGACGGCATGAGAGGCAGCACGACGGCCACCAGCTGGTACGGAACGAATCCGGACCCGCGTTTCTCCACAA TCTCTCGTTTCATGGGTTCCTCGTCTGGCATGAATATGGGGAGTATGAGCACTCTGAGTTCATTGGCGGATGTTGGTAAAAGTATGGGTCCGTTGACCAGCACACCTCGGAGGAAGAGACGCGTTCTCTTCTCTCAGGCGCAGGTGTACGAGCTTGAGCGACGATTCAAGCAGCAGAAGTATCTCTCTGCACCGGAAAGGGAGCACCTGGCGAGTATGATTCACTTGACTCCAACTCAAGTTAAAATCTGGTTTCAAAACCACCGGTATAAAATGAAAAGGCAGGCCAAGGACAAAGTGTCCCAGCAGCAAATGCAACAAGACAGTGGTTCctgccagcagcagcagcagtctCCACGGCGGGTGGCAGTGCCAGTGTTGGTGAAGGACGGAAAGCCATGCCAAGGCGGCAGCCATACTCCCAACACTGGCATACAAAACCACCATCACCAAGGGGGAAACGTCATGATTATGTCCAATAGCAGTTCTACAATGGGCCAGCATCAAAATCAGCAGGTAGGCAGTGCGGGACAGTCGCCAGATCTGGGTCAACACACCGCAAGCCCACCATCTCTCCAAACCCAGGTATCCGGCCTGTCACACCTGAACTCTTCCGGTTCCGAATATGGAGCTGCCTTACCTTGCTCCGCTCTGCTTTATGGTAGGACTTGGTGA
- the nkx2.9 gene encoding NK2 transcription factor related, locus 9: MAISNKFSFTVRSILDLPENDTDGIAHHSPVGALSNSPYSSWIENDRSHCISSDESNLEASPDSTGPDVLSVDAEQEKRKKRRVLFSKAQTYELERRFRQQRYLSAPEREQLAHLLRLTPTQVKIWFQNHRYKMKRARIECAHDLSQPPVMRRVVVPILVRDGKPYANCNVETERGSCIPTTVPSSPFSVQSFPSLQQQTPFALFPTYQHFTNTAASRHHFCVW; this comes from the exons ATGGCTATTTCCAACAAGTTCAGTTTCACCGTAAGAAGTATTTTGGATTTGCCTGAAAATGACACCGATGGCATCGCTCACCATTCTCCAGTTGGCGCACTCTCCAACTCACCTTACTCGTCCTGGATCGAAAACGACAGAAGTCATTGcatct CGTCCGATGAGAGCAACCTTGAGGCTTCACCAGACTCCACCGGGCCTGATGTGCTGTCCGTGGATGCAGAACAGGAGAAGAGGAAGAAGCGACGTGTGTTATTCTCCAAGGCTCAAACTTATGAGTTGGAGAGACGCTTTCGTCAGCAGCGTTACCTGTCCGCTCCTGAACGAGAACAGCTGGCGCACCTGTTGCGACTCACGCCCACTCAAGTGAAGATCTGGTTCCAAAACCACAGATATAAGATGAAGAGAGCGCGGATTGAGTGCGCTCATGACCTCAGTCAACCTCCAGTGATGCGCAGGGTTGTGGTGCCAATTTTGGTCCGAGATGGCAAACCTTACGCAAACTGCAATGTCGAAACAGAAAGGGGTAGCTGCATTCCAACAACAGTGCCATCCTCACCCTTTAGCGTTCAGAGTTTCCCATCTTTACAACAACAGACACCCTTCGCGCTTTTCCCCACATACCAGCACTTCACCAACACAGCGGCCTCCCGTCACCACTTTTGTGTTTGGTGA